The sequence TCGATCAAGAACTCGTCGAACACGCGCCCTGCCGGATCGGTGAGCTGCACCGTCGCCTTGAGGAGCGTGTCCATGTTGAAGACGCCGGTGAAGACGCCGGGCTCGTAGAACGTCACGTTGGCGCGGATGAAGAACGGCGCGTCCGCGGCGCTCCTCGCCCTGACGACGATCGCGTCCTCCGACGCTGCCTTCTCGACGAGCGCCTCGGTGAACGCCTCGTTCATCGCCGACTTGTCCTCCTGCCAGCTCTGCCGCTGCTCGGCGTCCTTCTCCGCCATCCAGTCGGCCTCGGAGCTGTTGCCAACCTGGAGGGCGTTGAACGCGATCGGGACGACCCCGAAGCGCCCCTGGCCGTAAAACGGGTTCGGCATGGCCTGACGGGAGGTCTTCCAGGGGTGCCCGCACGCGGCGAGCAGGGGAGTCAGGCAGAGCATCAGGATCCAGAGCGCATGGCGACGGTGCACGGAGGGGCCTCCTTGGAAAGCGAACAGCAGTGTCAGCAGTGTCAGCAGTGGGCGACGCGGCGCCTCGACGCTCAACCGCCGAGGATCGACGAGAGCCCGCGGTAGCAGGCCCACGCCACCACGGCGCTCACAGGGATGGTGAGCACCCAGGCCCAGAGGATGCGCGTGGTCACGCCCCAGCGCACCGCGCTCACCCGCTGGCTCGCGCCCGCGCCCATGATGCAGCCGGTGATCACGTGCGTCGTCGACACCGGCATCCCGAGGAACGACGAGGTCAAGATGGTCGCCGCAGCGCTGGTCTCGGCCGCGAAGCCATGAATCGGCTTGAGGTCGATGATCTTGGTGCCCATGGTCTTGATGATCCGCACCCCGCCCGCCGCCGTGCCGAGGGCCATGGCCGTCGCGCAGGCGAAGACCACCCAGAGCGGCACGTGGAAGTCGCCGTGGCCCGCAGGGATCACGCCGTACGCGACCAGCGACATGGTGATGATGCCCATCGTCTTCTGGGCGTCGTTGCTCCCGTGCGAGAGCGCCATGAAGCCCGCGGAGACCATCTGCAGGGTCCGGAAGCGCCGATTGACCACCGCCGGCCGGGTGCGCCGGACGATCCAGAAGATGGCGATCATCCCGAAGAAGGAGATCACGAACCCCACGAGGGGGCTGATGACCAGGCTCTTGACCACCTTCAAGAGCCCCGCGCCCTGCACGGCCGCGGTGCCCGCCCGCCCGGCGCCCGCGCCCACGAGCCCGCCCACGAGGGCGTGAGACGACGACGATGGGATACCGAAATACCAGGTGAAGAGGTTCCAGAAGATCGCGCCCACGAGGGCGCTGAGCACGACCACCTGGGTCACCGCGGAAGGGACGATGAGCCCTTTCCCGATGGTGCTCGCCACCGCCGTGCCGGTGAGCGCGCCCCCGAAGTTGAACAGCGCCGCGAGCATCACGGCGGTGCGGATGGGGAGGACACCGGTGCTCACCACCGTGGCAATGGCGTTGGCCGTGTCGTGGAAGCCGTTGATGTAATCGAAGACGAGCGCGACCACGATCACGAGGGTCAGCGTGACGAGGAGAGTGTTCATGGCGCGCCCCTCAGGCGTTCTTGATCACCAGCGCCTCCAGCGCGTTGGCGACGTCATCGCAGGCGTCGAGCGTGTTTTCGAGCCCCTCGAGGAACTCCTTGTGCTTGATGAGGTGGATAGCGTCCTTCTCGGTGTTGAAGAGGTCGACGATCGCCGAGCGGAATATCTGATCGCCGTCGTGCTCGAGCTTGGCGATGGCCTTGCAATGTCGGTTGATCTCGGCGACCCGCTTCATCCCCCGGAGCAGCTTGACGGCGCTGTGGATCTCGCTGCACCCTTCCAGGATCTTGGCGGCGAGCTCCTGGCTCGCCGGCGGGAGATCCTCCATGGCGTGGACCACGACGCGCATCATCGTGGAGTGGACGCGATCGGAGACGTTCTCGAGGTCGGTCGCGAGGGCGTAGATGTCGGAGCGATCGAGCGGCGTGACAAACGTCTTGTTGAGAGCGTCGTAGACGTCGCGGATCACCGCGTCGGCCGCGTGCTCGATGTCGGTGATGCGCGAGACCAGGGCTTGCCTCTCGCTGGCGCTCCGGGCGCTGCAGCACTCCGAGAGGACGTTGGCGCTCTGCAGGGCGCAGTCGGCGCCCCGCTCGAGCAAGTCGAAGAAGTGCTCTTCACGAGGTAAAAGCGATTTAATGACCCGATCGAGCCACATCATGCACCTTTCTTGGCGGGCGGGCGCATCCTAGCACGAGGACGTGACGCTCGATGGGGGCGCTTCGCGCCGGGCAGCCGCCACGGCGGGCTGTGTAAGGTCTTACCGAAGCGTTGTGTAGGGGGGCAGGAAAAATTCGCCCTCGTGTCCATCGTCATGGGCGTCCCGAGCGGGAACGTCGGCGGCCGCGGTGGCTCGGGGCCGGCGCGGCCGGGCGCCGCTCGACGCCGCTTCCACGCCGGAGCAGATCAGCGGCGGCGGGACCACGCGCCGGGCGGCACGCCGTTCCAGCGCTTGAACGCGCGCGTGAACGCGGCGACGTCCGTGAACCCGACAGCGAACGCCGCCTCGGTCACGGTCGCGCGGTGCGCCGCGAGGAGCTCCTCGGCCATCGCGCGCCGCGCGTCGTCGACGATCGCCTGGAAGCTCGTCCCGCGCTCGGACAGGCGGCGCTGGAGGCTGCGCGCGCTCTGGCCGACGGCGCGCGCGACGCGGTCGAGCGTGGCCTCGCCCTGCGGGATCGCCGTGCGCAGCTCGCGCCGCACGCGCGCGAGCACGTCCTCCTCGGCGCGCGGGAGCACGCGGTGCTCGCCCGCGGGCAAGCCGAGCGCGCGCTCGAGCTGCTGGGCGAGGAGCGCGAAGAGCATCGGGTCGGTGGTGCTCATCCGCGCGTCGAGCACCGCCCTCGGGTACTCGACCTCGGCGCGCGGCTCGCCGTAGCGGATGGGCGCGCGAAAGACGCTGCGCGCGAGCGCGTCCTCCGCGGGCGGCGGGCGCACGAGGCGGACGACCGTGGGCTCGCGGGGGGGCGTCGCGGCGCGCCGGAAGCGCAGGACGGTGGTCGCCGCGAGGTAGTCCCACACAGCGCTCGGGGCCGTGTGGCCCGGCGCGAGCGCGAAGCGGAACGTCACGTGGGCCGGCCCCTCCTCGAACGTGTGCGCGGCGGCGTCGTGGATGAGCCGCTGGAAGCGCAGGAACGCCCGCACCGCGCCGCGCACGTCGCCCGCGCTCGCGAACGTGTACTCGACGAGCGACTGCGGCGCGGCGTCGACGAGCACCGCGGCGCGCACGCCGAACGACTCGTCCGCAGCCGAGAGCGCGGCCCACGCGCGGCAGAGCTCGTCGTGCGTCACCCGCGCGTCGGGGCGGCCGAGCACCGCAGGGTCGACGCCGACGCGCGCGCACACCTCGGGCGGCGCCATGCCGTCGCGCTGCGACGCGGTCACGACCGCGATGCCGAGCGCCTGCGCGAAGACCGTGGCCGGCTGGGTCGCGGGGCGCGGGGTCACGGAGGAGGAGCCAGGGTTTCTGCGAGGGGCGGCGGCGTCAAGCGGCGTTCCGCCTGGCCCGCCCTTGGCTCACGGTTTGCAGACTCTGCAGATGCAGATTGCGGGGCGCCCAGCGCTGCCGCGAATCACGCGTCTTGTGTGTGGCGCGTAATACAAACATCCCTCGCTCAGCGGCGCAGCCAGCCGCCGCGACCAGCTCGTGTTCGCTCTCGGAGGAAGACCATGACCGATTTGCCCACTCGCCTGCTCGGACGCACCGGCGTCCGCGTCACCACCCTCGGTTTCGGCGCCATGGAGCTGCGAGGCGCCCCGCGGGGCCCTGAGCTCTCGGATCAGGAGGCGGAGCGCATCCTGAACGACGTGCTGGACTCCGGGATCAACTTCATCGACACCTCCATCGATTACGGTCGCAGCGAGGAGCGGATCGGGCGCTTCCTCTCGCACCGCAGGCACGAGTACTTCCTGGCTTCGAAATGCGGGTGTGTCGTCGGCGGAGCCCAGGGCGAGCACGTGCACACGGCGCAGAACATCCGGCACGGCGTGGAGAACAGCTTGCGCCTGCTGAAGACGGACCACCTCGATCTGGTGCAGTTTCACCGGAGCCTCACCCGGCAGGAGTTCGAGCAGGACGGCGCCCTCGAAGAGGCGCTGAAGCTCAAGAGCGAGGGGAAGGTGCGCTTCCTCGGCGTCTCCGGCACGCTGCCCAACCTGGTCGAGCAGATCGAGCTCGGCGTCTTCGACGCCTTCCAGATCCCGTACTCCGCGCTGCAGCGCGAGCATGAAGAGGTGATCAGCAAGGCCGCCCAGGCCGGCGCCGGGACGATCATCCGCGGCGGCGTGGCGCGCGGCGCGCCCACCGATTGGCAGCGCACGAATTACATGCTGCCGGGCACCACGATGCAGGACCGGTGGGAGCGAGCCAGGCTCGACGAGCTGCTCGATGGCCAGACCCGGATCGAGTTCACCCTGCGCTTCACGCTGTCGCACCCGGGACTCAGCACCACGATCGTCGGGACCCGGGACCCGAAGCACCTGCGCGACAACCTGGAGTTCGCGAGGAAGGGCCCCCTGCCGAGCGAGGTGGTCGCCGAGGCGAAGCGGCGCTTGACCCAGGCGGGATCGACGCCGGAGGCCGTGCCCGCGACGGGCGTACGCGCGGCCGGCGCGGCGCAGGCGACGGCGCAGGCGTAGGCGTAGGCGCAGAGCCGGCTCTGACGAACTGCCGCAGGCGGCACGCCTGCTGCGCGGCGGCCCCTCGTTGCTGCCATGGCAGCAGCCGGTGGTGATCCGCTGCTGCGGTACGGGCACTCCGAGAGGGCCGCTCACCGCTCTTCCGATGGCGCCAGGCGAGCGGGTAAGGTGGTCGTCGATGCTGGCCTTCCTCAGGAAGCGGCGGCGCGACGCCGTCCGCCGCGAGCCCTTTCCGCCCACGTGGCGCGAGATCCTCGACCGGAACGTGCCCTGCTTCAGCCGCCTTCCGGCCGAGGACCAGCAGGAGCTCCTCGGGCATATCCAGGTCTTTCTGGACGAGAAGCCGTTCGAAGGGTGCGGCGGCCTGGAGATCACCGACGAGATCCGGGTCACGGTGGCGGCCCAGGCGTGCCTCCTCCTCTTGCACCGCGAGACCGACTACTACCCTGAGCTCGAGGTCGTCCTCGTTTACCCGAGCACCTACGTGGCCCGCGGCCGGGAGGTGCGGGAGGGGGGCATCGTCGTCGAGGGCGATCGCGCGCGGCTCGGAGAGTCGTGGTCGCGGGGGTCGGTCGTGCTCGCGTGGGACGGCGTGCTCGCGGGCGCGGCGGACATGAGCGACGGTCACAACCTCGTGCTCCACGAGTTCGCGCACCAGCTCGACCAGGAAGAAGGCCCCGCCGACGGCGCGCCCGAGCTGCCCGAGCGCTCGATGTACGCGGCGTGGGCGCGCATCCTCGGCCGCGAGTACGAGCGCCTCCTCCGCGACGAGGCGACCCTCAAGCGCACGGTCATCGATCCGTACGGCGCGACGAACCCGGCCGAGTTCTTCGCTGTCGTCACCGAGGCCTTCTTCGAGAAGCCTCGGAAGCTCAGGGCGAAGCACCCGGAGCTCTACGAGCAGCTGAAGGCGTTCTACTGCCAGGACCCGGCCGGCCGCTAGCGGCGCCGCCCGCCTTCGCCGTCGCCGCGTTCGACTTACGCCTGGACGCACACGCCGGCCGCGGAGCAGACGCAGCATTCTCCGCACCCGCCGCTGTTCACGCAGTCGATGCACCTGCCGGCGCCGTCGCACTGATCTTGCAGGGAGTTGCAGAAGGTGCCCGCCGGCGCGGGCTGCGCCGCGCAGAGACCGTTATCGCAGGTGTATCGGATGCATTCCGTCGAGGCTCCGCACTCGGCGTCACGCGAGCACTCGGCCGCCGGCACGCAGTTGCCAGCGTCGTCGCAGCGTCCGGCCGGGCAGGACCCCGGCTGGGGCGTGTGCTTGGGTGTCGTCCCGACGCAGGTGTCCGCCGTGCACGGGTTGTGATCGTCCTCCGGCTCATCGGCGGCGACGGCGACCTGAGCGCCGCGCCCATCGCAGAGGAGGCGCTGGCAGTCGCCTGCGTTCGGTGCGATCTCGGTCCCTTCGGGCAGCGGCGCTGTGCCGCACCTTCCGGCGACGCACGCCGGGACCTGGCAGGGCTCTGCCGGGGCAGGGCAATCCGATGGCCCCGTGCAGCTGCCGCCGGAACCGGCGCTCGACACAGCGTCGCTGCTCGACGCGGCGTCGCTGCTCGTCTCGCCCGCGCCTGCGCCACCTGTCCCGCCGGCGCCGCCGCCCCCGCCGACGAAGCGGCGCTCCTCGACGCTGCACCCGACGAGCGCCGCGAGCACGAAGAGCTGAAGGAGAGCCGACGACGTGCCGCCGGCGCGCCGACACGGACCCGATGCCGAGGCGGGAGACGACCCCATGCGCCGCATCATAGAGCAGGCGCTGCCCGACGGCGAAGCGCGTGACCGTCGATCATCCACCCGGGCAGGGCGCGCCGGCGCGGGCCCAGGTCTCCCATGCAGCGACGAACTCGGCGCGCGGCGTCGGGATGGGCGTGCGGCCAGCGCCAGGGTTCCAGCCCCAGGTCACGAGGGGATCGTCGAGGTGGACGCGCAACGCCGCCATGTCCTTGCCGCCATTGCGCTTCGGATCCTTGATCTGCTCGCACAGGGCGCCCGGCGCGACACCGACGAACACCATCGGCATCTCGGGCGGCGGCATGTGCCAGCCCTTCGAGACGCCCGGCGGCACGTGCACGCCAAAGCTGTTCGGCGGGTTGGTCGGCCCGTGGCACGTCGTGCACTCCGCGCCTGGCATGCCGTGGCCCGTGGGACCGCGGAGCACGAACTGCGTGTGCAGGCGGCCCTCGTCGCCCTGGAGCGGCACGTCGCCGGCGGGGTGACAGTTCTGGCAGCGAGGGTGCT is a genomic window of Sorangium aterium containing:
- a CDS encoding DUF47 domain-containing protein — its product is MMWLDRVIKSLLPREEHFFDLLERGADCALQSANVLSECCSARSASERQALVSRITDIEHAADAVIRDVYDALNKTFVTPLDRSDIYALATDLENVSDRVHSTMMRVVVHAMEDLPPASQELAAKILEGCSEIHSAVKLLRGMKRVAEINRHCKAIAKLEHDGDQIFRSAIVDLFNTEKDAIHLIKHKEFLEGLENTLDACDDVANALEALVIKNA
- a CDS encoding AraC family transcriptional regulator, which translates into the protein MTPRPATQPATVFAQALGIAVVTASQRDGMAPPEVCARVGVDPAVLGRPDARVTHDELCRAWAALSAADESFGVRAAVLVDAAPQSLVEYTFASAGDVRGAVRAFLRFQRLIHDAAAHTFEEGPAHVTFRFALAPGHTAPSAVWDYLAATTVLRFRRAATPPREPTVVRLVRPPPAEDALARSVFRAPIRYGEPRAEVEYPRAVLDARMSTTDPMLFALLAQQLERALGLPAGEHRVLPRAEEDVLARVRRELRTAIPQGEATLDRVARAVGQSARSLQRRLSERGTSFQAIVDDARRAMAEELLAAHRATVTEAAFAVGFTDVAAFTRAFKRWNGVPPGAWSRRR
- a CDS encoding M90 family metallopeptidase; translation: MLAFLRKRRRDAVRREPFPPTWREILDRNVPCFSRLPAEDQQELLGHIQVFLDEKPFEGCGGLEITDEIRVTVAAQACLLLLHRETDYYPELEVVLVYPSTYVARGREVREGGIVVEGDRARLGESWSRGSVVLAWDGVLAGAADMSDGHNLVLHEFAHQLDQEEGPADGAPELPERSMYAAWARILGREYERLLRDEATLKRTVIDPYGATNPAEFFAVVTEAFFEKPRKLRAKHPELYEQLKAFYCQDPAGR
- a CDS encoding inorganic phosphate transporter, with protein sequence MNTLLVTLTLVIVVALVFDYINGFHDTANAIATVVSTGVLPIRTAVMLAALFNFGGALTGTAVASTIGKGLIVPSAVTQVVVLSALVGAIFWNLFTWYFGIPSSSSHALVGGLVGAGAGRAGTAAVQGAGLLKVVKSLVISPLVGFVISFFGMIAIFWIVRRTRPAVVNRRFRTLQMVSAGFMALSHGSNDAQKTMGIITMSLVAYGVIPAGHGDFHVPLWVVFACATAMALGTAAGGVRIIKTMGTKIIDLKPIHGFAAETSAAATILTSSFLGMPVSTTHVITGCIMGAGASQRVSAVRWGVTTRILWAWVLTIPVSAVVAWACYRGLSSILGG
- a CDS encoding aldo/keto reductase → MTDLPTRLLGRTGVRVTTLGFGAMELRGAPRGPELSDQEAERILNDVLDSGINFIDTSIDYGRSEERIGRFLSHRRHEYFLASKCGCVVGGAQGEHVHTAQNIRHGVENSLRLLKTDHLDLVQFHRSLTRQEFEQDGALEEALKLKSEGKVRFLGVSGTLPNLVEQIELGVFDAFQIPYSALQREHEEVISKAAQAGAGTIIRGGVARGAPTDWQRTNYMLPGTTMQDRWERARLDELLDGQTRIEFTLRFTLSHPGLSTTIVGTRDPKHLRDNLEFARKGPLPSEVVAEAKRRLTQAGSTPEAVPATGVRAAGAAQATAQA